Part of the Methanobacteriaceae archaeon genome is shown below.
ACTTTTGCAGTCTATAGAAGTGATAAAGGAGTTCCAGTTTATCTTTGTCAGGACTTTGATGAGTTGGCCCAGGAAAGAGGGAATTATTTCACTCAAATGTTTCATGAAAGCCTATATTTGCCATTTAATATAATAACTATATCTGGATGGTTAAAAGAGTGGATAAAAGAAAAGTATAATAAAGATTCAGACATTATAATCAATGGAATTGACCATAACATATTTTATCCTCGAGAAAATATATTTAAAGTATCTAACCAAAGTGTTGGAACAAAAGAAAATATTTCCTCTGATAGTAGTGAAGGTCCTAAAATAATGAGTATATTCCGAGGATTATCCTACAAAGGAGACCAGGACCTTATTGATGCTCTAAAAATTGTATCTAAAGAAGTTGAAAATGTTACTTTAGTTGCGGTGGGAAAAAAAGAAGTTTTAGAAAAATTATTGATAAAAGAAGATCTTAATTTTGATTTCATGACTTTTAGCAATGCAAGTGATGATAAAATGGCTGAACTATATAGTTCATCCGACATTTTTGCATTCCCTTCGCACATTGAAGGATTTGGCCTTCCACCTTTAGAAGCTATGGCCTGTGAAACTCCAGTAGTGACTGCTGATTGTCTGGGTGTGCGTGATTATGTTAAGAATGGAGAAAATGCATTTATAGTACCTCCTAAAAATCCAGAAGCATTGGCTAAAGCCATAATCAATGTTTTAAATGATGAAGAAATTCAAACAAAGTTCAAAGAAAATGGATTAAAAACAGCATCCCATCATACCTGGGAAAATGCCATTAATAGTTTTGAAAGTATATTAATAAAGGCTATGGATGGAAATTAATTGAATTCCATTAAAATGTACTTAAAATACTTCTAAAATTAATAGATTCCAAGAATATTTACTTAAAATATAATTCTAAAATATCAAAGTGATTAAATGATTTCAGTTATATGTGTATATAACAATAGGGAAAGCCTGAAAAATTATTTGCTCCCTGTTTTAAACCTTCAAAGTTGTGAACATGAGCGTATTTTAATTGATAACACCGAGGGTAAGTTTAAATCTTCTGCTGAGGCCCTAAATTACGGCGCTAGCAAAGCAAAAGGCGATTATTTAATTTTTGTTCATCAAGATGTAGATCTGGAATCAAGTTCCTGGTTAGAAGATGTTCATAAAATTTTAGACAAATTGCACCATTTAGGAGTGGCTGGAGTAGCCGGGATGTCCATCAATGGTCAAAATCACATGGAAAGACAGCGAAATATAATAAAACATGAAGTCCCACCTGTTAAATGGGGAAATCCTATTGAATCACCAGAAGAAGTGGAAACTGTAGATGAATGCTTATTTATAATACCTCGTGAAGTTTTCCAGAAAATAGAATTCGATGAAGAAACCTGCCCGGGATGGCACTTATATGGCGTTGATTATTGTTTAAGTTGTCAAGAAATAGGTTTAAAAGTTTATGTAATCCCTATGAGTATTTATCATCTATCCGCCCATTCTGGAGATGAGAATCCTCTTAAAACTGCCTTAAAAATGGGATATCATCCCCCAGAATACTATGAAATTCTTCCTAAGCTTATGAAAAAACACCGGGCCCATTTCAGTAAAATTTACACCACCTGTGGTGAATGGGATACTAAAACTCCGCTTATACTACAGAGAGCATCACTTACCTTTAATTTAGGAGTGAATTTTATAAAAAGAAAATTCAGCAAATCCTAAGTCTATCTAATTTAAAATTCTTAATCTTTATAATATCAAACCTTAATTAATAATAGAAATTGTCTGTAATCATTATTTTAAGAATAGTTTAAGAATATTAATTTTTAAAATAATAGAATCATAATCAATAATAAAATTCTATAATTTAAAATCCATCAATAATATGGAAAAGACATAAATGGATTTTATCTGAAAATTTAATTGACCAGTTTACTGCATCATTACTACAATATAATGAGTGATACTATGAAAGTGTGCTACTTTGGTTCCTATGCCCCATCTTATCCACGGCATAGAATAATAATTAAGGGACTTCAATCTCAGGGAGTAGATGTAACTGAGGTTACAGACTCATCACAAATATTAATTCGCTATCCAAAGCTAGCCCGAAAGTATCTATCAGAAAAAGACTTTGATGTTATTTTTGTAGGTGAGGCCAGTAATTATGTGCAACCTTTAGCCATTATACTTAAAAAAATAACTAGAAAACCTCTGATATTCGATACTTATGTCTCATTATATGATACTAATCAAGATAGGGGAGTTCATCAAAATCCCATGCTTTCTAGATTATTTTATAACCTGGATAAGTACAACTGCCTTTTTTCAGATGTGGTACTGCAGGACACTAATCAAAATGTGGAATACTTCCATGAAACATTCCATATAGAAAAAGAAAAATTTAGAAGATTACTTATTGGTGCGGAAGATGATTTGTTCTACCCTCAAAATACAAGTTTGAATGATAATGAAAAGGTGAGGTTGGATGATCAAAAGGAAACAAATACCACAGAAGAAACAGAAACCTTTAAAGTTCTCTTTTACGGTACTTACATACCATTACACGGCATAGAATACATTATTCAAGCAGCTAAGATCTTAGAAAATGAGAATATAAGTTTCCAATTAATAGGCCGAGGCCAGACATTTCCAGAAATTCAGAAACTCTATGAAAGTCTGAATTTATCTAACATAGAATTTAAAGGAATGGTGGATTATCAAGAACTCCCTAAATACATCGCCCAATCTGATGCCTGTTTGGGAATTTTTGGAGGAACCGAAAAGTCCATGAGAGTGATACCCACCAAGGCTTATCAAATTCTAGCTATGAAAAAGCCACTCATTACAGGATATTCACCCGGGGCCCTGGAACTGTTTAAAAACAGAAATAATGCTCTTTTATGTGAAATGGCCAATCCTGAAAGTTTAGCTTCAGCAATTTTAGAGCTAAAAGAAGATGAAAAA
Proteins encoded:
- a CDS encoding glycosyltransferase family 4 protein, producing the protein MDINFTLWSTNMSGGYKVIFELANGLVDRGHHVTITALGGDHSWFPLKARLNYVKPPWPIKLLSPILKVLLKRPARYYEALTLTQKLKLGFEPDLVKALSENTPECDINIATWFPTTFAVYRSDKGVPVYLCQDFDELAQERGNYFTQMFHESLYLPFNIITISGWLKEWIKEKYNKDSDIIINGIDHNIFYPRENIFKVSNQSVGTKENISSDSSEGPKIMSIFRGLSYKGDQDLIDALKIVSKEVENVTLVAVGKKEVLEKLLIKEDLNFDFMTFSNASDDKMAELYSSSDIFAFPSHIEGFGLPPLEAMACETPVVTADCLGVRDYVKNGENAFIVPPKNPEALAKAIINVLNDEEIQTKFKENGLKTASHHTWENAINSFESILIKAMDGN
- a CDS encoding glycosyltransferase, with the translated sequence MSDTMKVCYFGSYAPSYPRHRIIIKGLQSQGVDVTEVTDSSQILIRYPKLARKYLSEKDFDVIFVGEASNYVQPLAIILKKITRKPLIFDTYVSLYDTNQDRGVHQNPMLSRLFYNLDKYNCLFSDVVLQDTNQNVEYFHETFHIEKEKFRRLLIGAEDDLFYPQNTSLNDNEKVRLDDQKETNTTEETETFKVLFYGTYIPLHGIEYIIQAAKILENENISFQLIGRGQTFPEIQKLYESLNLSNIEFKGMVDYQELPKYIAQSDACLGIFGGTEKSMRVIPTKAYQILAMKKPLITGYSPGALELFKNRNNALLCEMANPESLASAILELKEDEKLRKRIAGNGYKLFQEKLTPDQIGLEALKIIKSIL
- a CDS encoding glycosyltransferase is translated as MISVICVYNNRESLKNYLLPVLNLQSCEHERILIDNTEGKFKSSAEALNYGASKAKGDYLIFVHQDVDLESSSWLEDVHKILDKLHHLGVAGVAGMSINGQNHMERQRNIIKHEVPPVKWGNPIESPEEVETVDECLFIIPREVFQKIEFDEETCPGWHLYGVDYCLSCQEIGLKVYVIPMSIYHLSAHSGDENPLKTALKMGYHPPEYYEILPKLMKKHRAHFSKIYTTCGEWDTKTPLILQRASLTFNLGVNFIKRKFSKS